In Maniola hyperantus chromosome 13, iAphHyp1.2, whole genome shotgun sequence, one genomic interval encodes:
- the LOC138403207 gene encoding uncharacterized protein, whose protein sequence is DDVESEDEKGSRMAAQRERRRRKRRGADGEPGASRAQRLALHKREKKTKALEVSTHCCRTTWSPRTRRGRAWRRSASVAAASAAAPTASPARVARSASRSTTHTVAGRRGVRGREGVAHGGAARASPPQAPRRRRRARRESRAAPRAPQAGEEDQGAGGEHTLLQDDVESEDEKGSRMAAQRERRRRKRRGADGEPGASRAQRLALHKREKKTKALEETEWARRAEAQYERVAFGDVVHAPPALRAPPHARPKPAAAARSGLLLAAMLGGGGAELRERARLDAVAAYRALNKERRLRDQPGARRPAPGARPKQT, encoded by the exons GACGACGTGGAGTCCGAGGACGAGAAGGGGTCGCGCATGGCGGCGCAGCGCGAGCGTCGCCGCCGCAAGCGCCGCGGCGCCGACGGCGAGCCCGGCGCGAGTCGCGCGCAGCGCCTCGCGCTCCACAAGCGGGAGAAGAAGACCAAGGCGCTGGAGGTGAGCACACACTGTTGCAGGACGACGTGGAGTCCGAGGACGAGAAGGGGTCGCGCATGGCGGCGCAGCGCGAGCGTCGCCGCCGCAAGCGCCGCGGCGCCGACGGCGAGCCCGGCGCGAGTCGCGCGCAGCGCCTCGCGCTCCACAA CACACACTGTTGCAGGACGACGTGGAGTCCGAGGACGAGAAGGGGTCGCGCATGGCGGCGCAGCGCGAGCGTCGCCGCCGCAAGCGCCGCGGCGCCGACGGCGAGCCCGGCGCGAGTCGCGCGCAGCGCCTCGCGCTCCACAAGCGGGAGAAGAAGACCAAGGCGCTGGAGGTGAGCACACACTGTTGCAGGACGACGTGGAGTCCGAGGACGAGAAGGGGTCGCGCATGGCGGCGCAGCGCGAGCGTCGCCGCCGCAAGCGCCGCGGCGCCGACGGCGAGCCCGGCGCGAGTCGCGCGCAGCGCCTCGCGCTCCACAAGCGGGAGAAGAAGACCAAGGCGCTGGAG GAGACGGAGTGGGCGCGGCGCGCGGAGGCGCAGTACGAGCGCGTCGCGTTCGGCGACGTGGTGCACGCGCCGCCCGCGCTGCGCGCGCCGCCGCACGCGCGCCCCAAGCCTGCG GCGGCGGCGCGGAGCGGCCTGCTGCTGGCGGCCATgctgggcggcggcggcgcggagCTGCGCGAGCGCGCGCGCCTCGACGCCGTGGCGGCCTACCGCGCGCTGAACAAGGAGCGCCGCCTGCGCGACCAGCCCGGCGCCCGGCGCCCGGCGCCCGGCGCCCGCCCCAAGCAGACGTGA